ccatcataatatatatcacatatataacaataagtgctcaagtccatccaaataaatccacaagtccatcacaagtccatcaaggTCCAcgagtccatcaccaagtgaacaacaaataaaaaaatacaacgtgcactcatctcgaagattgccactgcgactgtggtgaaggctcagctccatcattcggaggcgCATGAGATAGATTAtttgaaccaccgtcagatggagactacacaaaggagaaaagattacatatgagacaagattatttggatagctaatctagaaaggtagaggccatacaagcaaagcacaagcaaaagtaaaaaacttttatactcacaggagtagctgcagctgtaggacgtggaggtggaaccaacagtccagctggcagagagaagcccacacgttgctcAAGCCCTTGTAGAAACTccataatgtccgtcagcctctgagCCTGGGCCTGCCGCTAGGCCTCTAGCTGGGCCACTATCCTCTGCTGCTCGGTCttcagctcctgacgttgcctcatttcttgttccagccgggcctgcaatatttcactccaatgttttagtaatgcaaagctaattaaagtgtgtaaagatcaatgtacgacgagtaaaacaggactaacctcgagtgcgtcgacccggtatTGTGCAGCGGATGGCCGTGTGCGAATgaccgggctctcgctcgtgctccgtgctcgaatataggagagagagggagtagaggccgtgtcgatgatgccgtcaccaagccagaaccacccatgcttcttgccttgccctgccctcatgacagcctctccatcgaagtcctgggtgctcggatcatggtctggcccatagagcgacctcgccacctcagtgtactcactaataCGGGAGTGGACGCTTGGGTTCATgtacgcctcgggcgggtcctccaggttgaaggagatgtcggacgtcgccttgcccttgtgggctatacaccatgcctagaagtccgagcaagcctggccactatgtgacgccgactgcgagaaagacaacacgatgattagaaatcaagcAAAACTAAGCGTcataatagataaatgaattcatgtacccatgcttgtttgtatccggtgaggctgcggttgccttgatggtgtgctggaccttgcatatGCAAACGACGGTCCTAGGCATCCCTATatatcttgaggtactcctccgtaaACCActtctccaccatcatcgcctagCACTCGGGATATGCTtggcaccaccaaggaatcacctacacgtcatcaagtattggacatataagaagatcaaattaaaccaacttaatctcaaaacgaatcaatattgatgttctttatTTACCTCAAGGTATTGCTCCCGGgttagctgcatctctcttgcgtctttcttggttttcctctctacaagcttcgacccgtagtaggttacgatagcctggatgcgcacctcgtgatgcatatcggtgatgagttttttataggctttggtagtcacctgctccgccctggcctcaaatccctcctcgcatctgaaataagtctgcatacaaaagcaatgtatccattcattatttcaagaaaagtctaataaatgcgacgtattgagcaatgttgtgcgagggagactttcccaaaactctgccttcacccgcaccgccttgttggggtactccgcatcgggggcggcggcgtagtggtcaaacgagtaggccggctctgtCTTTGATGCATATGTGACAATGCTGGGGAAGTGTTGCCTACACAGAAGACCCatgatgccgttgactagccgtgcgctaccacccgacacaaccacccaattcctgcacaagtgattaaaaaaattattagttttttatgatatcatatgaagtagtggtgataacatatatagttacttacttttgcccttcgggacGAATCACTAGGCATTGGTGAGGAAGcgaaacctgtgggaggctcgtgggacctcgcaagtagacactcgaagaggagtcagagGAAGTGGAACCCGTGCTTGCCGCCTCCCCCTCGTCGTCCttgtgcggcccctcctcctcgtccgtctgccgaaccagctcctcgtccgactcgtCCACAGGCGCCacgtcctcctccagctcctcacgcggcgtgggaggagacggccccctcctgcagccggtggtcctcctcctcctcctcctgtccgccCCCTCTAccgcccctccgcctcctcctgctgctggcgcggtctttggtaaatcgagttcacggacctatgacggtcgcccgccatctttgttcaatcacctgcaataaaaaagataaaacaagacgtaattagaaataggtgcaaaatgaacaaaatataattacaaaaaacatagtaatatatgtattagaaatatatgcaaaatgaacaaaacataattacaaaaaacatagtattacatgtattagaaataatcttcatgattgagattagctggatcataggtctcgtcatcactatcaaaattgtccaactcatcaacactatccgaaggaggaatgttgtcttcattgtcattgcctaaacgtaatcgctcaagcatttgtatgtccttcagatttcgcacctcgtctccagcgtcctcgtcatcatccctttcattgtctacttccattcctatctcttcggttaagtctatgtcaaacctcccttgtagcccctcttcttgatagaactctccatcatatgtgtttgggttgaagttgtaatcttcatcgtttgggacaggtagtttaccgtgtggcgataccttgtgcacaatagaccaacccttaagatgttcggtgtctttgcacgcgtatgatgtataataaacctagacggcctgttgagccacaatgtagacatctttttctagatagacggaatcctatcgaatatcgactagcccaagcttaggggtccgtctcgttactctaggatgaaaccagtggcatttgaatatgacaggattaagaggtttagaaccatagaatgataattcatagatttcttcaattcttccataatagttgaGTCCATCAGTGCTGGGCGTAACAACCccactgtttgtggtttttcgattgggccgactctgctcgtagcttgctgtgtgaaaatggtatccattcacgtcataaccggtaaatgacttgaccctaatggcatagccgtttgcaacctatctcagctcgtcacttataggcgcatcagtttgggctttctgtttgaaccaataaatgaaatcggggctccctggtcccgcacgctgtgaaagaagggtatcattttcttacgAGGTAGGTTGCCCTGATCCATGCTAGGATTGacaaagaaattccctgtaccaacgagacacaagggggttggacgaagaaacaaggacatacggcgaaataaaacaagttcattcagaacttacccaatgaacggctgcacctcgacaaggttggtcaacacatatagcatgatactgcgccactcttcatttttcaattgcttagtggtcgatgcacttgcgcttccgagttgctcttggaaaaggctgaggttcgattcattttcgccagcattgtaacgagggggtggattataaacgctaggaaggttttcggtgtagtatttctctatgaagtttgacacctcctctagaatgtatgcctctgcaatggaagtctcaattttagttttatttctacatttttttgcgaagagtcttcagagatctctcgattggatagcaccaacaggcCTGCACAGGCCCCCTATCCGTGCCTCATAcgagaggtgcacaatcaaatgctgcatcggcaagaagaagccgagtggaaagatcttctccaacttatagagcaacacaggtgccgttTTTTCCAAGTCAttaatgacggtccgagagagctccttggcacaaagctggcagaagaagtagctcaactctgccagcacttgccagacatgctctgggacatagcctcgaaccatcgccgaaagaagccgctcaatccatatgtggtagtcatgactcttcatcccgttaactcacagagtgcctaagttcactcccctctttagattcgctgcatacccatcaggaaaTATTAACGTTTGGATCCACTCAAgcacttccctcctttggtcctttttaagacgaaatcggccttaggccttctccatgtcttgccgcaactaggaggctgcatctcttgatttggtctatcgtaCAACGTTatcaggtccactctagccttagggttgtccttagacttttcagtgtccatgagtgttgcccaaagtgcatcggcgatattctttttagtgtgcattacatcaatgttatgtggcagaagaaggtcatcgaaatggGGGAGCCtcatcatgcccgagatatgagtccacatatgttgctcaccatatcccacaaaaccacattcttcattgggcacgagagcatctatttgagcatgaacctcagcaccagtcatcatctgcgatgcagggtctgtcactttgacacctttcataaagttcttgatgtcttgtctaaatggatggtcaagagggagaaattgacgatgtctgtcgaatgATGAATACTTGCCTCCCTTCtataaccaaatgaacctcacaccttccttacatattgggcatggaaacttcccgtgaacacaccaggcgcagaatatcccatacgccaggaagtcatgtagggagtagtggtaccaaacgtgcattttgaaggttgtctttatagctcgatcgtatgtctaTATCCtttcgtcccaagcacggaccaattcatcaaacatgggctccatgaacacacccatattactcccttggtgtccaggaattatcaacgataagaatacgttatgtcgttgaaaggagacaccaggagggagattgagggggatgacaaagatgggccaacatgtgtatgagGCAGCCaacattccataaggattgaacccatttgttgccagcgcgacacgtacattacgagcctcatctgctttgtcacgatgtttgtcattaaagcggatcaaagtttcaccatcggatggatgtaccatcttgtcacgattataccgtttgccatttttgtgccatgtcatctatttcatgaattcctcggtcatgtatagctgttggatcctcggtaggaacagaaggtaccataggatttgcacggggatcgtaagttgcctcttctggccatcatcagagtctacctccaggtacctagaggatttacactttggacagaactttgcatgctcgtgttctttcctaaataggatgcaccccttcggacaagcatgtatctgctcatacggcatcttaaatgcacgaaggagtttctgtgactcgtacatactctttggcagaatgtggccctccggaagcagggtgtcaatcacggccaacatcttatcgaagctttctcgactcaagtttaactcggacttcaaccccgttaagcgtccaatggcatccaattgagacaccgttgaccgatcgtgaaggggtttctgtgccgagtccatcatgtcgtagaatgcctgtgcggctgcctccatctcctccttctcacgtccctcatcgaactgtccttggtgaaagtcatctaacatgtctgctaccctagCATcaacatcaaaagcctccacgcatggtctcaccacctcctctctcatacgatgggcttcaccatggtggatccaccagGTGTAGTCcgacataaatccattcttcacaagatgtttacccatttccaccttgtttacccttctcctgtttccacatttgctgctgaaagctctagtttggttttggttaattgatgaaaccctaagtgctaacctagtttatcaaagtgattatgagataggtagcactactccaagtgatgaagcaatggcgaagatcatgacgatggtgatggcatggtgatgatcaaatgcttaaacttagaaaagaaaaaagagaaaaacaaaaggctcaaggcaaaggtgaaaattgtagaagccattttgttttagtgatcgagacacttagcgagtgtgatcacatttaggatcgatagtcgtactattaagaggggtgaaactcgtatcgaaatgcggttatcaaagtgccactagatgctctaactcattgcatatgcatttaggatctagtggagtgctaacacccttgaaaatgtttgtgaaaatatgctaacacatatgcacaaggtgatacacttggtggttggcatatttgatcaagggtggtgaagtttacgtgcaagggtaagtaactccaccgatgaagtgtccgcccgtagagtgcggacagtccgacggtgccaccggcgcccttgacagaaaagacggaggtcactggtgaaagctctagtttggttttggtgaattgatgaaaccctaagtgctaacctagtttatcaagtgatcatgagataggtagcacacttcaagtggaaaaGCTATTGAAGATCATaatatgacaatggtgatggcatgacaatgatcaagggcttaaacttgaaaagaagaaagagaaaaacaaaaagctcaaggcaaagatataacttgtaggagctattttattttagtgatcaagacacttagagagtgtgatcatatttaggtttgatagccgtactattaaaaggggtgaaactcatatcggaatgtagttatcaaagtgccactagatgctctaactcattgcatatgcatttagaatctagtggagtgctaacacccttgaaaatgtttgtgaaaatatgctaagacatgtgcacaaggtgatacacttggtggttggcacatttgagcaagggtggagaagtttaggtgcaagggtaagtagCTCCACTAGCGGAgtatccgcccatagagtgcggacagtccaacggtgccaccggcaccctagacagaaaagacgaaggtcactggaagtgaccggacgctggccttggttggaccggcgcgtccgatcagatgtatcagtgaagacgctggcgtcggtcaaatgatcgaacgctgggtcgctctgtgaccagatgctggcagggtgtgtccggtcaatgctgacgtacgctgacgtgaggcacaCAGAGGAGACATCGTCTGATCGGGCGCTgatagggtccggtcaagcatgaccggacgagtccggtaggcaaaattcgtgtttggaaccttactagaaacgatcggacgctgaggtccagcgtccggtcactttctaactgatgcgtccggtcaactgatgaccgttgagatcagatgaCTCCTGTTGAACGCAGTGTGACACGTGGCtaacatcgagcgaccggacgctgggtcctaaGTTCGATCaatctgactggagcgtccggtcggcccgtgttcagtgcattGAGTAGCCCAACGGccctatttcatgggggcttctatttaagccccatggctggctcaagctcactctcttggccatttgcattgacttagcaaccttgtgagcttagccaaagccctcccactcatctccatcattgattcatcatctttgtgggattgggagagaatctaagtgcattgcttgagtgattgcatctaaaggcacttggttttcgtgttttgctgcggatttcgcttgttgctcttggtggttgccaccacttagatggcttggtgcagcggtggaggattggcatgagttggtgattgttcgtggccatctccggtgattgtgaggggagttgtaccttccccggcggagtgtcgaaaggtaactctagtaaattgctcgtgtcattgagttacctcacttgtgggtaggttcttgcggtgtccaatcatgtgtatgaggtttgtgaaacacctcttagctaccgaaccaccaagtgttggtcgacacaacggggacgtagcgtgttggcaagcacgtgaacctcgggagaaaatcggttgtctcttgcttttggtattctcccggtgattgatttagtattcatcttgtgattagttcactcctctacacagcggtataatcaacctactcactcatttatattcttgcaaactagttgtggcaagctctttagtgtaattagaattgagagcttgatttgttatcttaaattcatctagtggagctctttaaagTAGCaaatttgagagctcttagtgagtagtaacattgcaaatTGTGTGACtagtaattattgcaactagaattgttggataggtggcttgcaacccttgtagagctagagcaagtttgtatttcgttatttgttatactaatcaaattgctctagttgatttgtagatttttaaataggctattcacccccctctagccatattaggacctttcagctgcaGAGACACAAAAcaaggcaatgtcctttagcagcctttccaaatgcactgttcaagaaagcatcggtcttgttcatccattccgtggtgtaatcactctgacttctccagcccatgtacatccactgatggtcatccatcctctaacatatgtatcagcgagtaatgtaaccatcaattgcatctacatggtgttcctactatctaataggtgaggataggtcctaatcccacctgcggatgcgtagatgaggttagtttccatgctctactcatatccaagatagaattttggtagcacctcccagctgttctccagatacacgtcctgccaagaagagtgcgtatccgaagaacaacagggaggtgatgctgaAACTTTGTCTTGAACCGGAGTAGACCatagaaactaacccatctatgcatccgcgggctgtccaaaaaacgtggacaatctgaaatagatacggtcatagatatgcaaagatctgcatacctccaactatatctctttcgaacgggagacacctaattgggttacgcgatctatgaccatgatacgaaaagaggggttatacctagggtggcggcggagtcaggctagcggggccgtggtgggTCGATGcaatggcgaggcgacgcggtgcaggcagaccggtaTGGCGACGGGAACTCtgactcggctccgacgggctcttctgtacaaaaaatagaacaaaataatgtcatttaaaaaaaattcggcagaacctcccctgcacggtgaggtttccaaaacctgcaaaaaacaacggcacaatggccgacaagcacatatgtctcaagagaagccatgtagtttggatatcaatccatgcagaagaatatatccatgtagtaccactacttctactactacttccactattgctgctactactaccactagttctactactactaccactatcaCTACTACCAcgactaatactactacaactatcactaccacgacaacaacaagagagagggcatacctgacgggcgctgGGAGTAGGGGTGGGCGGCGTCGGGGTCCAGGTCGGGGTCACTGGAGTCGGGAACGGGGTTGGGAACGGCcggcgtcggggcgggcggtccacggggcgTGGCCGGACGGAGGCGTGGCGGTGGCGGCCGGGGGGCAGGGCCGGCGTGGGCGAGCCGGCCACGCTCGGCCACACATGGGCGCGGGGCAGGGGCCGGCGCGCGGCATAGGGAGGGGCTGGGGCGGGCGGCCCGGTGGCTGGCGGGCGCGGGGGCGGCCGTGGGCGCGGCGCACAGGGAGGGGAGGGCGGAACGCGGCGGGCAGTCGTTGGCGGGCAGGCGTGGGTGGGCACGCGGCGCGGGGACGTTGGCGGCCGGCGGGCGGGTGCGCGGCGTGCGGGCGGCAGGCGGGTGCGCGACGGGTGGGTGGGCGGGCGCGTGGTGGGCGGGCGGCCGGGTACGCGGCGGGCTGGCGGGAGGGCGCGCGACGGGCGGGCGAGCGAGGGCGGCGCGCGGCGGGCGAGGGCGGCGCGCGGTGGCCGTGGGCGGGCGCACGGTGGGCGGGTGCGGCGCACGGGGAGGGGCAGGCCGGCGTTGGCGGGCGGGCGTAGGAGGGCGCGCGGCGTGGGGACGGCCAGGTCTGTCTGTGTGGGGACTGCCCGACCGAATTCGCCTAAGTGCCCCCACccgccctttgccgagcgccggatcagggaggcactcggcaaaggaggcagctttgccgagtgccccgatccggTCGTCGACATAGTTTTTTTTAAatcgctttgccaagtgcccctgggaaggcactcggcaaagaggaaattttaaaaaaaaatcaaaaatcctctttgccgagtgtcatgccccggcactcagcaaagttttttttttattttggcctccaaattttttgtgcagcccttttaaagtaccaggaactacTCGTTAGAATTTGGAGATTTTATGTGGCTTTTttatgtcctggtttgtaagcatcgtacgtgacaacatgcacgaaatcttctaaaatttttatcatagcctccacatacgatatcacgacatctcaacaagtttcatgattttcgaacttcgtttgctttttatagaattttaaaacactttGCACGCACGTTCACGGTCATATTTCGTAAACAAGATGcccgaaattttgggtccgttcctggatatggcctcacactacactcagtaacttgactatcattttttgaatcattaaattccattattcgcaccacatgcagttcaaatttgcataatccaaaaaaaatcaagtaaacgaaataaagtaacaaaatatatcaaaaagccacaaaaaaatctccaaattctaacgaggagttccggGTACTTTAAATGGGCCGCACAAAAAATTTAGAggccaaaatcaaaaaaaa
The nucleotide sequence above comes from Miscanthus floridulus cultivar M001 chromosome 18, ASM1932011v1, whole genome shotgun sequence. Encoded proteins:
- the LOC136524716 gene encoding extensin-like — encoded protein: MKHDGGLDTAAIYNALKTADSSPDEWSQFVWKNKPPPPPPPARVKFFAWLLAQGRIQCKTNLIKKNIVDSAICDICHEEDESPAHVIFGCSSAQQFWDAMGIDTSREWQGHLAKRFKKNYVDDRIGALGKAASFAECLPDPALGKGRVGALRRIRSGSPHTDRPGRPHAARPPTPARQRRPAPPRAPHPPTVRPPTATARRPRPPRAALARPPVARPPASPPRTRPPAHHAPAHPPVAHPPAARTPRTRPPAANVPAPRAHPRLPANDCPPRSALPSLCAAPTAAPAPASHRAARPSPSLCRAPAPAPRPCVAERGRLAHAGPAPRPPPPRLRPATPRGPPAPTPAVPNPVPDSSDPDLDPDAAHPYSQRPSEEPVGAESEFPSPYRSACTASPRHCIDPPRPR